In the genome of Massilibacillus massiliensis, one region contains:
- a CDS encoding cytochrome c3 family protein — protein sequence MDTGQYFNRRNFAVAAVTLAVTAVVVIFVGTGYAYADSSAFCGSTCHSMQQAHASWQVSNHKELKCTECHLPQGNLVTKLVTKAKTGMNDTYHEVLKDYPATMKLSLEGKAIVQDNCLRCHKSTVENTGMAAGGQDCQKCHRSLVHGTNKTQGGIKVE from the coding sequence TTGGATACTGGTCAATATTTTAACCGTCGTAATTTTGCTGTTGCGGCAGTGACTCTAGCAGTAACGGCAGTCGTCGTAATTTTTGTCGGAACTGGGTATGCCTATGCAGACAGCAGTGCTTTCTGTGGCAGTACTTGTCACTCCATGCAGCAGGCACATGCGAGTTGGCAGGTGTCAAATCATAAAGAACTAAAATGTACAGAATGTCACTTGCCACAGGGAAATCTTGTGACAAAGCTGGTGACAAAGGCAAAGACCGGTATGAATGACACGTATCATGAAGTTTTAAAAGATTATCCCGCAACAATGAAGTTAAGTTTAGAGGGTAAAGCTATTGTGCAGGACAATTGCTTACGCTGCCACAAATCGACAGTAGAAAACACCGGCATGGCAGCTGGCGGGCAGGATTGTCAAAAGTGTCACCGTAGCTTGGTGCACGGTACTAACAAGACACAAGGAGGGATAAAGGTTGAATAA
- a CDS encoding ammonia-forming cytochrome c nitrite reductase subunit c552, with translation MNKTQKLLAVLLAICIVFFGFVIVRIGAKPSTVKAANIPKGEYDPAVWGKYYPLQYQSYMKNFDMSASPTGYGGSSKVQKSDMQPELFKNFKGMPFSKDYTEDRGHSYALEDIAESKRVGPATKGACITCKTPYVEQFYQESGWEYANKPFAELLEKSKHPVTCANCHDAETMDLRVINPAFIEAMERRGVDVKQASREEMRTYVCAQCHAEYYFAPGTTQVVFPWDNGFTPEEMYAYYETQPNGFKQDWVHPDSKAPMLKAQHPDFETFMNGTHGKSGVSCADCHMPYMREDGQKYSSHWMTSPLKTLDASCSPCHTQGEAWAMERVKTIQDRTWQMQHTAGTTIARAHEAIKIASEAPNANQEELANARELVRKAQWFWDMVAAENGMGFHNPDQVLSTLGQANQLGYEAIDAAQRAAGTNL, from the coding sequence TTGAATAAAACGCAGAAATTATTAGCTGTTTTACTGGCAATATGTATCGTATTCTTTGGCTTTGTCATTGTGCGTATTGGTGCGAAACCGTCTACCGTAAAAGCCGCAAATATTCCAAAGGGTGAATATGATCCGGCGGTTTGGGGTAAGTACTATCCATTGCAGTATCAAAGCTATATGAAAAATTTTGATATGTCAGCATCGCCAACAGGGTATGGCGGAAGTAGCAAGGTACAAAAATCTGATATGCAGCCGGAGCTTTTTAAAAATTTCAAGGGTATGCCGTTTAGTAAAGATTACACAGAAGATCGAGGGCATAGTTACGCGCTTGAAGATATTGCAGAAAGTAAACGGGTTGGTCCGGCAACAAAGGGTGCATGTATTACCTGTAAAACACCTTATGTAGAACAGTTTTATCAAGAATCCGGCTGGGAGTATGCGAACAAACCTTTCGCGGAATTATTAGAAAAATCGAAGCACCCGGTTACTTGTGCAAACTGCCATGATGCAGAAACTATGGATCTTCGGGTCATTAATCCGGCGTTTATTGAGGCGATGGAACGACGTGGTGTTGATGTAAAGCAGGCATCAAGAGAAGAAATGCGTACCTATGTTTGTGCACAGTGTCATGCAGAGTACTATTTTGCGCCTGGGACAACGCAGGTGGTATTCCCTTGGGATAATGGATTTACGCCAGAGGAAATGTATGCATATTATGAAACCCAACCAAATGGTTTTAAACAGGATTGGGTACATCCTGATTCCAAGGCACCAATGTTGAAAGCGCAGCATCCTGATTTTGAAACTTTCATGAATGGTACACATGGAAAATCCGGTGTATCTTGCGCGGATTGTCATATGCCATATATGCGTGAAGACGGACAAAAATATTCTTCCCATTGGATGACAAGCCCGTTGAAAACGTTAGATGCTTCTTGCAGTCCATGTCATACACAAGGTGAAGCCTGGGCGATGGAACGTGTAAAAACGATACAAGATCGAACTTGGCAAATGCAGCATACTGCAGGTACTACGATTGCCAGAGCACATGAAGCAATCAAAATAGCCAGCGAAGCACCAAATGCAAATCAGGAAGAGCTGGCAAACGCAAGAGAACTTGTGCGCAAGGCACAATGGTTTTGGGATATGGTTGCCGCAGAAAACGGTATGGGCTTCCATAATCCAGATCAGGTATTGAGTACTTTAGGTCAGGCAAATCAGCTTGGCTACGAAGCCATTGATGCCGCGCAGCGCGCAGCTGGTACGAATCTTTAG
- a CDS encoding type II toxin-antitoxin system Phd/YefM family antitoxin: MIIKPSAALRNEYASISMMARETCEPIYITKNGEGDMVLMSIEAFEKREQILALRAKVLQAEAERISGAQTLSIREARKRLVDRMHEI, from the coding sequence ATGATTATCAAACCATCAGCTGCGCTTCGAAATGAGTATGCGTCAATATCAATGATGGCACGCGAGACATGTGAACCAATTTATATCACAAAAAATGGAGAAGGTGATATGGTTTTAATGAGTATAGAAGCATTCGAAAAGAGAGAGCAGATTTTAGCATTAAGAGCAAAAGTTCTACAAGCCGAAGCAGAAAGAATATCCGGTGCGCAAACGTTAAGTATTCGTGAGGCTAGAAAAAGATTGGTTGATAGAATGCATGAAATATGA
- a CDS encoding type II toxin-antitoxin system RelE/ParE family toxin: MKYEVKILPTAWEDLKKIEDYYCIKFSLQSAIKVSQHILDTLKRLEDFPDSGSLTPDPWLNEQGYRLIICEKFVAIYKIIDHDVYVYHIGNTQTEYTKLFD, translated from the coding sequence ATGAAATATGAAGTTAAGATTTTGCCTACCGCATGGGAAGATTTGAAGAAGATTGAAGATTACTATTGTATAAAATTTAGCCTGCAGTCGGCAATCAAAGTAAGTCAGCATATTTTAGATACATTAAAGCGATTGGAAGATTTTCCGGATTCGGGTTCGCTTACGCCAGATCCATGGTTAAATGAGCAAGGCTATCGTTTGATTATTTGTGAAAAGTTTGTAGCAATTTATAAGATAATCGATCATGATGTTTATGTGTATCACATAGGAAATACACAGACGGAGTATACGAAGTTGTTTGATTAG
- the zwf gene encoding glucose-6-phosphate dehydrogenase, whose amino-acid sequence MNKNMNLDPVVIVLFGASGDLSARKVIPALYNLHLDGLLPKQYAIVGVARSDFDDDALRDKLHDGVNRFSRRGEAKQEDWEAFAENVHYIQADYDDPKLYKRLIQLGDKSWSKPPNIIFYLATPPNLFTVVIEQLGKIPALHGDMRYRIVIEKPFGHDLQSAQELNHKLLQVFEEQQIYRIDHYLGKETVQNILAFRFGNAIWEPLWNRNFIDHVQITVAEKIGIGQRGRYYDSAGALRDMIQNHLMQLLCLIAMEAPTSFTADEIRNKKVDVMHAIRLIPKAEVPAYAVRGQYGQGWIEGKEVQGYRDEKDVNPVSNVETFAALKLFVDNWRWQGVPFYLRTGKVMPGRVSEISLQFRPVPHHPFSHLNTQVFQPNRLVLQIEPNEGVVLRTQAKEPGMGMQLKPVDMRYCYQDVFHQPSPDAYETLLVDIMRNDPSLFMRADQVEAAWKVIQPVLDVWSETKELNFPNYQAGQWGPSEAENLIARDRRTWLLPVSFEPKKRG is encoded by the coding sequence ATGAACAAAAATATGAATTTAGATCCTGTGGTGATTGTTTTGTTTGGAGCTTCCGGTGATTTGTCGGCGCGAAAGGTAATTCCGGCGTTGTATAATCTGCATCTTGACGGACTTTTACCCAAGCAGTATGCAATTGTTGGCGTAGCGCGCAGTGATTTTGATGATGATGCATTGCGGGATAAGCTTCATGATGGTGTCAATCGTTTTTCCAGACGAGGTGAGGCAAAGCAGGAGGATTGGGAAGCTTTTGCCGAAAATGTACATTATATACAAGCCGATTATGACGATCCGAAACTTTATAAACGTTTAATTCAGTTAGGAGATAAATCTTGGAGTAAACCGCCGAATATTATTTTCTATTTAGCTACTCCGCCGAATTTATTTACAGTTGTTATTGAGCAATTAGGTAAAATTCCTGCACTGCATGGCGATATGAGGTATCGTATCGTGATTGAAAAACCTTTCGGGCATGATTTGCAGTCAGCACAAGAGTTAAATCACAAACTATTGCAGGTCTTTGAAGAACAGCAAATTTATCGTATTGATCATTACTTAGGTAAAGAAACTGTGCAGAATATACTGGCATTTCGATTTGGCAATGCGATTTGGGAACCGCTTTGGAATCGTAATTTTATCGACCATGTACAGATTACTGTTGCAGAAAAAATCGGTATAGGGCAGCGTGGACGTTATTATGATTCGGCCGGAGCACTTCGGGATATGATCCAAAACCATTTGATGCAGCTTTTATGCTTAATCGCGATGGAGGCACCTACCTCTTTCACTGCCGATGAGATTCGTAATAAAAAAGTCGATGTTATGCATGCAATCCGTTTGATTCCTAAAGCGGAAGTTCCAGCGTATGCAGTCAGAGGGCAATATGGACAAGGCTGGATAGAAGGAAAAGAGGTGCAGGGGTATCGTGATGAAAAGGACGTAAATCCGGTTTCTAATGTTGAAACTTTTGCGGCGTTAAAATTATTTGTGGATAATTGGCGTTGGCAGGGAGTTCCCTTCTACTTACGGACTGGCAAAGTAATGCCGGGAAGAGTTTCTGAAATTTCACTGCAATTTCGACCGGTACCGCATCATCCATTTTCTCATTTAAACACACAAGTGTTCCAGCCGAATCGTCTGGTGCTTCAAATTGAACCAAATGAAGGAGTCGTACTGCGGACACAGGCGAAAGAACCTGGTATGGGAATGCAGTTAAAACCAGTGGATATGAGATACTGCTATCAGGATGTTTTTCATCAGCCATCGCCAGATGCTTATGAAACATTGCTCGTAGATATTATGCGGAATGATCCGAGTCTATTTATGCGTGCGGATCAGGTGGAAGCAGCGTGGAAGGTGATTCAACCGGTTTTGGATGTTTGGAGCGAAACAAAAGAATTAAATTTCCCAAATTATCAAGCCGGACAATGGGGCCCATCAGAAGCGGAAAATTTAATTGCGCGGGATCGAAGAACCTGGTTATTACCGGTATCGTTTGAGCCTAAAAAGCGGGGGTGA
- the pgl gene encoding 6-phosphogluconolactonase — protein sequence MLKVYQTVNQLCVETAEWLVAEAKRTILEKGRFTVSLSGGATPKALFAELAKPRWQKQLDWSKILVFWGDERFVPATDVQSNQKMARETLLNHVPIPEENIFPIPFLATVDVAAKQYEADLKRVFVHLPVFDLILLGLGSDGHTASLFPGSAALKEEIRWVCPSKVNAQGPERITLTYPVINHATKVCFLVTGIEKAAMVKNIVEPIDKNHAFPAQRICPASGELIWVLDQAAANLLTAK from the coding sequence ATGTTAAAAGTCTATCAAACCGTGAATCAATTGTGTGTAGAGACAGCAGAATGGTTAGTTGCTGAAGCAAAACGGACAATTTTAGAAAAAGGAAGATTTACCGTGTCCTTATCCGGTGGGGCGACACCAAAAGCACTTTTTGCTGAACTGGCAAAGCCACGGTGGCAAAAGCAGCTTGACTGGTCAAAAATTCTTGTTTTTTGGGGTGATGAACGTTTTGTGCCGGCAACTGACGTACAAAGCAATCAGAAGATGGCAAGAGAAACTTTGCTAAATCATGTGCCCATTCCCGAAGAAAATATTTTTCCGATACCTTTCTTAGCAACAGTTGATGTAGCTGCCAAACAATATGAAGCAGATTTGAAACGTGTATTTGTTCATTTACCGGTGTTTGATTTAATTTTACTGGGGTTAGGTTCTGATGGGCATACTGCTTCTTTATTTCCGGGATCGGCAGCATTAAAAGAAGAAATACGGTGGGTCTGTCCGTCAAAGGTCAATGCGCAGGGACCGGAAAGAATCACACTGACTTATCCGGTGATCAACCATGCGACCAAAGTTTGTTTTCTTGTCACAGGTATTGAAAAAGCAGCTATGGTAAAAAATATAGTCGAACCTATCGATAAAAATCATGCGTTTCCAGCACAACGAATTTGTCCGGCATCAGGGGAGCTGATTTGGGTTTTAGATCAAGCTGCGGCAAATTTATTGACAGCCAAATGA
- the gndA gene encoding NADP-dependent phosphogluconate dehydrogenase, which translates to MAEVYDIGLVGLAVMGQNLVLNMRNHGFRVAVYNRTASKTKEFIEQAENAENIGAANSIGEFVQMLKKPRRIMLMVKAGAPVDAMIAELLPYLDEEDIIIDGGNSFFLDTERRFKELTAKNIRFIGMGVSGGEEGALLGPSLMPGGDLSAYQEVKEICEAIAAKVSDGVCCSYVGKGGAGHYVKMVHNGIEYGDMQLISEAYYMMKMVLGLNAEEMHTIFNQWNQGELNSYLIEITSDILLKQDTETKQPLVEVILDKAGQKGTGKWTSQSALDLGVPVPTITEAVFARCMSGYKEERVEAAKILAAPKAVYEGDREALIQAIHDALYASKICSYAQGFALLKAASEEYHWDLNYGDLALLWRGGCIIRAKFLERIKSAFSEDSNLPNLMLDPFFCDILNRMQDNWRLVVSLCKKLGVPTPAFSASLDYYDSYRQAVLSANMIQAQRDYFGAHTYERVDKAGIFHTQWLEKK; encoded by the coding sequence ATGGCTGAAGTATATGATATTGGACTCGTAGGATTGGCTGTTATGGGACAGAATCTTGTTCTAAATATGCGCAATCATGGTTTTCGTGTAGCTGTCTATAATCGTACGGCAAGTAAAACCAAAGAGTTTATTGAACAAGCGGAGAATGCAGAAAATATTGGCGCGGCAAATTCGATTGGTGAATTTGTTCAAATGCTCAAAAAACCGCGTAGAATCATGTTAATGGTAAAGGCTGGAGCACCTGTAGATGCAATGATTGCAGAGCTTTTACCTTACTTGGATGAAGAGGATATCATCATTGATGGCGGAAATTCATTTTTCCTTGACACCGAAAGACGCTTTAAGGAACTTACGGCAAAAAACATTCGTTTTATCGGTATGGGGGTGTCCGGCGGTGAAGAAGGTGCTTTGCTTGGACCTAGTCTTATGCCGGGCGGAGATTTGTCGGCCTATCAGGAAGTGAAAGAAATCTGTGAAGCGATTGCAGCGAAAGTTTCCGATGGTGTTTGCTGCAGTTATGTCGGTAAAGGCGGCGCCGGACATTATGTAAAGATGGTGCACAATGGAATTGAGTATGGTGATATGCAGCTCATCAGTGAAGCCTATTACATGATGAAAATGGTCTTGGGGCTAAATGCTGAAGAAATGCACACAATTTTCAATCAGTGGAATCAAGGGGAACTCAATTCCTATTTGATTGAAATTACAAGTGATATTTTATTGAAGCAAGATACAGAAACGAAGCAGCCTTTAGTTGAAGTTATTTTAGATAAAGCTGGACAAAAAGGTACGGGAAAATGGACCTCACAAAGTGCGCTTGATTTAGGTGTGCCAGTTCCGACAATTACCGAAGCTGTTTTTGCACGGTGTATGTCTGGATATAAGGAAGAAAGAGTGGAAGCAGCAAAAATTCTTGCTGCGCCTAAAGCGGTATATGAGGGCGATCGAGAAGCTTTGATTCAAGCGATCCATGATGCGTTGTACGCTTCGAAGATTTGTTCTTATGCACAAGGGTTTGCACTACTAAAAGCGGCAAGTGAAGAATACCATTGGGATTTAAATTATGGTGATCTGGCTCTTTTATGGCGGGGCGGCTGTATTATTCGAGCGAAATTCCTAGAAAGAATCAAATCAGCTTTTTCTGAGGATTCGAATTTACCAAATCTTATGTTAGATCCATTTTTTTGTGATATATTAAATCGTATGCAGGATAATTGGCGCTTAGTTGTTAGTTTGTGCAAAAAGCTCGGCGTTCCAACGCCAGCCTTTAGCGCTTCGCTTGATTATTACGATAGTTATCGTCAGGCAGTGCTTTCAGCAAATATGATTCAGGCACAGCGCGATTATTTCGGTGCGCACACATACGAACGTGTGGATAAAGCGGGAATTTTTCATACACAGTGGCTTGAAAAGAAGTAA
- a CDS encoding ISNCY family transposase has product MSEKQLNRFSVISKTIDGHMTIAEAAVSLGISVRQIIRLKQGVIAEGAAFLIHKNTGRKPQHAFDDKQIKDIITLKQSEIYSSANFQHFQELLECNEKIKISYSALHSLLTRANIKSPKKRRRFKPHPRRKRKPQEGLLIQMDATPFEWFNSSEKFSLHGAIDDATGNIVGLYMTKNECLHGYWEVMRQCILNHGLPVSLYTDRHAIFLSTLAGKLSIEDQLSGKVVNDTQFGRAMGELGITLIPARSPQAKGRVERLWETLQSRLPVEFKIANISTIDQANEFLTNYIALFNAKFSVEPESTESAFRSLSVALNIDSILCVKLTRSVDAGGVFSFYNRQFKVVTSPDLPLLTSKAKVSVLVGPRIGVAVQFKKTIFKVLPYIKSKRSVNERAPQSSKKPYSPPNTHYFKYGHSLVKKLTFEDTHNDMLLMLESIFLKNYA; this is encoded by the coding sequence ATGTCTGAAAAACAACTGAATAGATTCTCCGTCATTTCAAAAACAATTGATGGTCATATGACCATTGCTGAAGCTGCCGTTAGCTTAGGAATCAGTGTGCGCCAAATTATACGGCTTAAACAAGGAGTTATAGCCGAAGGTGCCGCCTTCCTCATCCATAAGAATACGGGACGCAAACCACAACATGCCTTTGACGATAAACAAATCAAAGATATTATTACACTAAAACAATCTGAAATCTACTCGTCTGCTAATTTTCAACACTTCCAAGAATTGCTTGAATGTAATGAAAAGATTAAGATTAGTTATTCTGCTCTCCATTCTTTACTAACTCGAGCCAATATCAAAAGCCCGAAGAAACGACGGAGGTTTAAACCTCATCCCAGACGTAAACGCAAACCACAAGAAGGGCTTTTAATTCAAATGGATGCCACTCCTTTTGAATGGTTTAATTCCTCTGAGAAGTTTTCCTTACACGGCGCAATTGATGACGCTACTGGTAATATTGTCGGTCTGTATATGACAAAAAATGAGTGTCTTCATGGTTATTGGGAAGTCATGCGGCAATGTATTCTAAATCATGGTCTCCCTGTCAGTTTATACACCGACCGACATGCTATCTTTCTTTCCACACTTGCTGGCAAGCTTTCTATTGAAGATCAACTTTCAGGAAAGGTCGTTAATGATACTCAATTCGGCAGAGCTATGGGCGAGCTTGGCATTACCTTGATTCCTGCACGTTCCCCTCAAGCTAAAGGAAGAGTTGAAAGGCTTTGGGAAACACTACAAAGTCGTCTGCCTGTGGAGTTTAAAATTGCTAACATTTCAACCATTGATCAAGCAAATGAGTTTTTAACCAATTACATTGCATTATTCAATGCTAAATTCTCTGTAGAACCAGAAAGTACAGAATCTGCTTTTAGATCTTTATCAGTTGCTTTAAACATTGATTCTATTTTATGCGTTAAACTTACCCGATCTGTTGATGCTGGTGGCGTATTCTCATTTTACAATAGACAATTCAAGGTCGTTACATCTCCGGATTTACCTTTGCTTACCAGCAAAGCGAAAGTAAGTGTTCTAGTAGGTCCTAGAATTGGGGTCGCTGTACAATTCAAAAAAACTATTTTTAAGGTATTGCCATATATTAAATCAAAAAGATCTGTTAACGAGCGTGCTCCACAATCCAGCAAAAAACCTTATTCACCACCAAATACTCATTATTTTAAGTATGGACACAGCCTAGTTAAAAAACTTACTTTTGAAGACACTCACAACGATATGCTTTTAATGCTAGAAAGCATCTTTCTTAAAAATTATGCTTAA
- a CDS encoding DNA polymerase IV, translating to MEKWVMHVDMDAFYAAIEQRDHEEYRGKPVIVGGLSNRGVVSTASYEARKFGVFSAMSMVQARKRCPQGIFVWPNHAHYSQVSQRIFSILSEFSPTIEPLSLDEAFMDVSGMNYLVHDWRTYAMQLKERIQSEVGLVASVGIAPNKFLAKLASDLEKPNGLVLIERDNAKHILENLPIRRLWGVGKKSAIELQRLGFETIGQIAQADLNFLVKHFGNFAYHIFNLANGKDDREIEADRSLQSIGNEITFEQDLLTRAQAETELLALSEKVGWRLRMGGCAARTITIKVRFASFTTITRSRTLPAATNFDEEIYHAVIDLYRKAAITEKIRLLGVTGSNLMINEQGNLFQEQDKRKALYGTVDQLKERFGEKIITKAKLVNPIQTEK from the coding sequence ATGGAAAAATGGGTTATGCATGTGGATATGGACGCTTTTTATGCTGCAATAGAACAGCGTGATCATGAAGAATATCGTGGTAAACCCGTCATTGTGGGCGGGCTTAGCAATCGTGGCGTAGTTTCGACTGCCTCTTATGAAGCTCGGAAATTCGGCGTGTTTTCCGCGATGTCAATGGTACAAGCACGCAAACGTTGTCCCCAGGGGATTTTTGTTTGGCCAAATCATGCGCATTACAGTCAGGTATCACAACGCATTTTTTCGATTTTATCAGAATTCTCTCCGACAATTGAGCCGTTATCCTTAGATGAAGCATTTATGGATGTTAGTGGGATGAACTATTTGGTACATGATTGGCGAACTTACGCGATGCAATTAAAGGAGCGGATTCAGTCGGAAGTTGGTTTAGTGGCTTCTGTTGGTATTGCACCGAATAAATTTTTAGCCAAATTGGCTTCTGACTTGGAAAAGCCGAACGGGTTGGTTCTGATTGAACGAGACAATGCAAAACATATCCTTGAGAACTTACCGATTCGACGATTATGGGGTGTTGGCAAGAAATCTGCGATTGAACTCCAAAGATTAGGTTTTGAGACAATTGGACAGATTGCGCAAGCAGATCTTAATTTTTTAGTAAAACATTTTGGTAATTTTGCCTATCATATATTTAATTTAGCAAACGGCAAAGACGATCGGGAAATTGAAGCCGATCGAAGTTTGCAATCGATTGGTAATGAAATTACCTTTGAACAGGATTTGTTGACTCGTGCACAGGCGGAAACAGAACTTCTCGCTTTATCAGAAAAAGTTGGCTGGCGTTTACGCATGGGAGGCTGTGCAGCACGAACCATTACAATTAAGGTTAGGTTTGCTTCTTTTACTACGATTACACGGAGCAGGACTTTACCGGCAGCGACCAATTTTGATGAAGAGATTTATCATGCTGTCATCGATTTATATAGAAAAGCTGCAATTACAGAAAAGATTCGCTTGCTTGGGGTCACCGGCAGCAATTTAATGATAAATGAGCAGGGCAATTTATTTCAGGAGCAAGATAAGAGAAAAGCGTTATATGGAACCGTGGATCAATTGAAAGAGCGGTTTGGCGAGAAAATTATTACAAAAGCAAAGCTGGTAAATCCAATTCAAACTGAAAAATAA
- a CDS encoding DUF3846 domain-containing protein: protein MTIEEKKLINAILARPGQEPEICQLPMNVDEQIEEISNILDGNIGSTEFFDIGNGASLWILVNDFAVPLGLKPNRHLPGKDQDEILFGNIIFIAIYNEESEFEGSVNMPEHVCRMFIEQIKQNFKACNGDEKPRSQDEVYIDSENERSFKWREIEKPKNVDDFIPAGRAKLIKHDTHEIIEINGRYFKQVTIATKKTPLQ, encoded by the coding sequence ATGACAATTGAAGAAAAAAAATTGATAAATGCGATATTAGCGAGACCTGGGCAAGAACCGGAAATATGTCAATTGCCCATGAATGTCGATGAACAGATAGAAGAAATTTCCAATATTTTAGATGGCAATATTGGTAGTACAGAGTTTTTTGATATCGGCAATGGTGCATCACTTTGGATTTTGGTGAATGATTTTGCTGTACCATTGGGATTAAAGCCAAATCGCCACTTACCAGGCAAGGATCAGGATGAAATTTTATTTGGAAATATTATTTTTATTGCAATTTATAATGAAGAAAGTGAGTTTGAAGGGTCGGTAAATATGCCTGAACATGTTTGCCGTATGTTTATCGAACAGATCAAACAGAATTTCAAAGCTTGTAATGGCGATGAAAAGCCGCGTTCACAAGATGAGGTATACATCGACAGTGAAAATGAACGCAGTTTCAAATGGCGTGAAATAGAAAAACCTAAGAATGTAGATGATTTTATTCCCGCAGGTCGTGCAAAACTGATTAAACATGATACCCATGAAATCATCGAAATTAATGGTCGTTATTTTAAACAAGTGACGATTGCGACAAAAAAGACTCCATTACAGTAA
- a CDS encoding tetraprenyl-beta-curcumene synthase family protein, which yields MNKKIFNTTASIKMIQQFLTKVLPSVNQEVNYWQAYAKQNMHGELQMQALSSIASKRFHCQGGNFYSIYPGVPTEEFIKFIVALQTISDYLDNLCDRAAVTDAAAFKQLHLAMTDALDPDAALHPYYAFYPFKEDGGYLNNLVITCQSIIKNIPNYLLVKPSILKFAALYCELQTYKHIDPALREEAMLTWLNECNTTDTLTNWEFAAATGSTLGMFVLAAIAYQPTLTKTEVEAVTDAYFPWICGLHIQLDYFIDQAEDRLNNDLNFIFYYKNAAQISYRLRMFYREAYARAEFTPHSFFTKTIVQGLLALYLSDKKIKTPTEKAIRNDLLNQAGVSAKLLYGFCKVLRHQKVL from the coding sequence ATGAACAAAAAAATCTTTAACACCACTGCAAGTATCAAAATGATCCAGCAATTTCTGACGAAAGTTCTGCCAAGTGTAAATCAAGAAGTAAACTATTGGCAGGCATATGCAAAACAAAATATGCATGGTGAACTACAAATGCAAGCTTTATCTAGCATCGCTAGCAAACGATTTCATTGTCAGGGCGGTAATTTTTACAGCATCTATCCAGGTGTTCCTACCGAAGAATTTATAAAATTCATTGTTGCTTTGCAAACAATCAGTGATTATTTAGATAATTTGTGCGATCGTGCTGCTGTTACGGATGCCGCAGCATTTAAGCAGTTGCATCTAGCAATGACAGATGCACTAGACCCCGATGCAGCCCTGCATCCGTATTATGCATTCTATCCCTTCAAAGAGGATGGCGGCTATCTAAATAATCTTGTGATCACCTGTCAATCTATTATTAAAAACATACCGAATTATCTTTTGGTAAAGCCTTCGATTTTGAAATTTGCTGCACTTTATTGTGAATTACAAACTTACAAGCATATTGACCCTGCTTTACGTGAAGAAGCTATGCTCACGTGGTTAAATGAATGCAATACGACAGATACACTAACAAACTGGGAATTTGCCGCAGCGACTGGTTCGACACTAGGGATGTTTGTACTGGCTGCGATCGCCTATCAGCCGACACTAACAAAAACTGAAGTCGAGGCTGTAACAGATGCTTATTTCCCTTGGATTTGTGGACTGCATATTCAGCTTGATTATTTTATTGACCAAGCTGAAGATCGCTTAAATAATGATCTTAATTTTATCTTCTACTATAAAAATGCAGCGCAGATCTCTTATCGACTTCGGATGTTCTATAGAGAAGCTTATGCAAGAGCTGAATTTACACCTCATAGTTTTTTTACAAAGACCATTGTACAGGGACTGCTTGCACTCTATTTATCAGACAAAAAAATTAAGACTCCAACAGAAAAAGCAATCCGAAATGATTTACTCAATCAAGCTGGAGTCTCTGCAAAACTTTTATACGGCTTTTGCAAGGTACTACGACATCAAAAGGTGCTATAA